The Acetomicrobium sp. S15 = DSM 107314 genomic interval CCTCGTCCTCCACCCGGGTTCTCACAAGGGAGACGGCATAGAAAAGGGCTTGCACAGGCTAAAAGATGGGCTTTCGCATGTCCTGGAGGAAAGCGACGATTTACGGGTTCGTATATTGCTGGAAACGATGTCAGGACAGGGAAATGCTGTCGGCAGCACGCTGGAAGAGTTGCATTGGGTTATGGTTTCCTTAGAGGACACGAAAAGGCTTGGCATCTGCTTGGATACGTGTCATCTTTTTTCTGCCGGATATGAGTTGAGGAGCCGAGAAGGGTATAATCGCCTCGTCGATAAGGTGGATCGCCTTTTTGGTATTCAGAGGGTAGGCTGTTGGCACCTGAATGACAGCTTCTTTGACAAGGGCAGCAAGAGAGATCGGCATGCCCACTTAGGAGAGGGAAAGCTCGGCATCAACGCCTTTTCGTTTATACTCAACGACAGGCGATGGAATGATACTCCTTGTCTTTTGGAAACTCCGAAGGATGGAATTGGGGACGAGGGCAACCTTGCCATCTTGCGCAA includes:
- a CDS encoding deoxyribonuclease IV, producing the protein MALIGAHLSIAGGLWKAIERGEELGCEAAQIFTKNQLQWRTSPLSMNQCEQFYRRWRRSSVRKIVAHASYLINLSTDGTLWKKSVDSLAEEVKRCDLLGIDDLVLHPGSHKGDGIEKGLHRLKDGLSHVLEESDDLRVRILLETMSGQGNAVGSTLEELHWVMVSLEDTKRLGICLDTCHLFSAGYELRSREGYNRLVDKVDRLFGIQRVGCWHLNDSFFDKGSKRDRHAHLGEGKLGINAFSFILNDRRWNDTPCLLETPKDGIGDEGNLAILRKLRGE